DNA from Amycolatopsis sp. DSM 110486:
GAGCCAGGTCACGGTGGTCATGTGTCAGGCCTTTCGATTGTCGAACGCGTCCAGAGCCGCCCCCGCGGTGTCGAAGTAGCTGTCCACGCCGATCGTTCGGGTCAGTCCGTACCGGTCCAATTGCGCGCGGACCTCGGGCAGGACGCCGGAGAGCACGAGGCGGGTGCCGTGCGTGCCCAGGCGTTTGGCGACCGTGGACAGGACGCCTGCCGAGGTGTAGTCGACGTCTCCGACGGCAGCGCAGTCGAGGCAGAACCAGGTTACGGTGCGGCCGCCGGTGAGCAGGGTGGTCACGTCGGTGCCCAACCGCATGGCGTTGGCGAAATACAGGCTGCTGCCGAAGCGGTAGACGATCATGCCTTCGGTCGTGCGGCGGCCGGGCGTGACAGCCTCGGGTTGCCAGTGGCCTGCCGGTGATTTGACCAGAACGCCGCTGTGCGGGCGGTAGCTGTGCCGGAGGTGATCGACGACGGACACGATGATGGCCAGTACGACGCCCTGCTCGACGCCGGTGAAAACCACGGCGGCCGCGGTCAGCAAAGCCACCACGAATTCCGCCCGTCGAACCTGGAAGATGCGGCGCATCCCGGCGATGTCGATCAGGTCGACGCCGATCAGGAACACCACGGTTGCCAGCGCCGCCAGAGGCAGCGCGCCCAGCGGACCGGTCAGAAAAACGAGCACCACCACGGCGATCACCCCGGCGGCCAGGGGAGCGATCTGGCTACGGCCGCCCGCGCCGTCCACGATCTGCGTCTTGGTGGGGCTGCCGTTGACGACGAAGGTGCCGGTGAACGCCGCGGCCACGTTCGCGGTGCCGAGGCCGACCAGGTCGGCGTCCTCGTCGACGGTTTCCTCGTAGCGGGTGGCGTAGGCGCGTGAGGTCGCGGAACTCTGGGCGAGGATCACCACGAACATCGACACCGCGGTGCCGAGCAACGTGGACATATCGTGCAGGTCGAAGGTGGGCAGCGCGACGTGCGGGATGCCCTGCGGAACCGAGCCCAGCACGGCGACCCCGTGCGCGGACAGGTCGACGAGCTCGCTGACCACGATCGCGCCGATGACGGCGATCAACCCGCCCG
Protein-coding regions in this window:
- a CDS encoding SulP family inorganic anion transporter; this translates as MWLPTIGAQQRFDPASAAAVRVRRVSALRSKDRHRRPPGGREDLPHRANPHATIAEMTHEDAPVPSRARRVPLLAGILPIRRRALGSDALAGVTLAALAVPEVLGYAKIAGMPPVTGLYTMLAPVVLFAVFGASRHLVVGADSATAAILAAGLASLAAPASAAYVRLAGTAALLVGAMLLLARLIRLGFLANFLSRTVLVGFLTGVGIQVAAGQLPDMLGVPAGGNETVPKLVNLVRALGHTDAATALVSAAVVVVVVGTRLVAKKVPGGLIAVIGAIVVSELVDLSAHGVAVLGSVPQGIPHVALPTFDLHDMSTLLGTAVSMFVVILAQSSATSRAYATRYEETVDEDADLVGLGTANVAAAFTGTFVVNGSPTKTQIVDGAGGRSQIAPLAAGVIAVVVLVFLTGPLGALPLAALATVVFLIGVDLIDIAGMRRIFQVRRAEFVVALLTAAAVVFTGVEQGVVLAIIVSVVDHLRHSYRPHSGVLVKSPAGHWQPEAVTPGRRTTEGMIVYRFGSSLYFANAMRLGTDVTTLLTGGRTVTWFCLDCAAVGDVDYTSAGVLSTVAKRLGTHGTRLVLSGVLPEVRAQLDRYGLTRTIGVDSYFDTAGAALDAFDNRKA